A DNA window from SAR324 cluster bacterium contains the following coding sequences:
- a CDS encoding ABC transporter ATP-binding protein — MNDIEENLIPPVLRVRDLTTSFRVGGVWRTVVDRISFEIGEKETLAVVGESGSGKSVTALSIMRLVSAINGRVEGHITLEGQSLLDLPEEEMLTVRGGSIGMIFQEPMTSLNPLLTVGFQVSEALRQHRNMSPTTANKEALRLFDLVRIPDAARRFSEFPHTFSGGMRQRVMIAISLACKPKLLIADEPTTALDVTIQAQILELIRDLQSEIGMSVMFITHDMGVVAEIADRVVVMKSGQQVEQALVTNLFDKPQHSYTRQLLSAVPKLGSLRGISLPQRFPSIDQSIPESKFQTIPTEEANELDHRGETILEVCGLTTRFPVCGGLFNRVVGNIHAVEDVSFSLRSGETLALVGESGCGKSTTGRSILRLVEPNAGSIQLGGIDLMNLTQLELRRVRQRLQMIFQDPYGSLNPRKTIGASIREPIVVHGIAKGFDADRQVTHLLTQVGLGPEHATRFPHEFSGGQRQRICIARSLALKPTVLVADESVSALDVSIKAQVINLMLDLQAEMGLSYLFISHDIAVVERISHRVAVMYLGQIVEIGPRSAVIENPKHPYTQQLMNAVPVPDPRQRRVRTGLMTEEIKSPVRPVGFTPKILPMMEVGADHFVRKWE, encoded by the coding sequence GTGAATGACATTGAAGAAAATCTGATACCACCAGTACTTCGTGTACGAGATCTGACTACTTCCTTCAGAGTAGGTGGAGTCTGGAGGACTGTGGTGGACCGCATTAGCTTTGAAATTGGAGAGAAAGAAACGCTGGCAGTAGTAGGAGAATCTGGCTCAGGGAAGAGTGTTACTGCGTTGTCGATCATGCGCCTCGTTTCAGCTATCAACGGAAGAGTGGAGGGCCACATCACATTAGAAGGCCAGAGTCTTTTAGACCTCCCAGAGGAGGAAATGCTCACAGTACGTGGTGGATCTATCGGTATGATCTTTCAAGAACCGATGACTAGCTTGAATCCACTGCTGACGGTTGGCTTTCAAGTTTCTGAGGCACTGCGCCAACATCGCAACATGTCTCCTACCACAGCAAACAAAGAGGCGCTACGCCTATTCGATCTGGTTCGTATTCCTGACGCTGCCAGGAGATTTTCAGAGTTTCCCCATACCTTCTCTGGTGGTATGCGGCAAAGAGTGATGATCGCTATTTCTCTTGCATGCAAACCTAAACTCCTCATAGCCGATGAGCCAACCACAGCATTAGACGTCACCATTCAAGCACAAATCTTGGAACTAATTCGAGATCTTCAAAGCGAAATTGGTATGTCGGTCATGTTTATTACTCATGACATGGGAGTTGTTGCAGAGATAGCAGATCGGGTCGTAGTGATGAAGTCTGGCCAACAAGTGGAGCAGGCACTCGTCACCAATCTATTCGATAAACCACAACACTCTTACACGCGTCAATTACTCTCTGCCGTACCAAAACTTGGGTCACTGCGGGGCATAAGTCTGCCACAGAGATTTCCTAGCATTGACCAATCCATCCCTGAAAGTAAATTCCAAACTATTCCAACAGAAGAAGCCAACGAGTTAGACCACAGAGGGGAGACAATTCTTGAGGTTTGTGGACTCACCACCCGCTTCCCAGTTTGTGGTGGGCTCTTCAATCGGGTTGTTGGCAATATTCATGCTGTTGAGGACGTGTCATTCAGTTTAAGATCTGGTGAGACTTTAGCTTTGGTTGGAGAGAGCGGTTGTGGGAAATCAACGACTGGACGGTCAATTCTGAGACTGGTTGAGCCAAATGCTGGTTCGATTCAACTAGGTGGAATTGATTTGATGAATCTTACCCAATTGGAATTGCGTCGGGTGAGGCAGCGACTACAAATGATTTTCCAAGATCCTTATGGTTCGCTAAATCCACGCAAAACCATCGGTGCATCGATCCGTGAGCCCATCGTTGTCCACGGAATTGCAAAAGGATTTGATGCTGACCGGCAGGTCACCCATCTGCTTACACAAGTAGGTCTGGGGCCTGAACATGCCACTCGCTTCCCCCATGAGTTTTCAGGAGGACAGCGTCAAAGAATATGTATCGCCCGTTCGCTGGCCTTGAAGCCAACTGTTTTGGTGGCAGATGAGTCTGTATCCGCGCTCGATGTTTCCATAAAAGCACAGGTGATTAACCTGATGCTGGACTTACAGGCTGAGATGGGATTGTCCTACCTGTTCATTAGTCATGATATTGCAGTCGTTGAGCGTATCAGCCACAGAGTGGCAGTCATGTATCTTGGACAAATCGTAGAGATTGGGCCTCGGAGTGCCGTAATTGAGAATCCAAAGCACCCATACACCCAACAACTCATGAACGCAGTGCCCGTACCTGATCCTCGCCAGCGAAGGGTTCGAACTGGTCTTATGACTGAGGAAATCAAGAGTCCGGTACGACCTGTGGGCTTCACACCAAAAATTTTACCAATGATGGAGGTTGGAGCCGATCATTTTGTCCGCAAATGGGAATAG
- a CDS encoding carbohydrate ABC transporter permease has protein sequence MFGYKKIYDSGIHSWPVVIFIVLLILSILFLAPTVGVLLSSIKTTRDIALGELWRIPSELYFGNYVEVFNNPAVGQYFINTLLVTVPATFASIVLGSLAGYVFAKLPFHGSEILFLILVSGMFFPPQVILIPLFRLFNSIGLIDTLWPIFLVHTALGIPICSLLMRNFFSTIPIEVREAAILDGANEWQILTKIVMPLSLSALAVLATLQFTWIWNDFLWPLIFTQSDEKRTIMIGIVNLRGQYTVAWGVQGALSLVASLPTIIIFLFFQ, from the coding sequence ATGTTTGGCTATAAAAAAATTTATGACTCAGGTATTCATTCTTGGCCAGTTGTAATCTTTATTGTTCTATTGATTTTATCAATTCTTTTTTTAGCTCCCACAGTTGGTGTTTTATTATCATCGATTAAAACTACAAGGGACATTGCTCTAGGAGAACTATGGAGAATTCCTAGTGAACTTTATTTTGGAAATTATGTTGAAGTCTTTAACAATCCTGCTGTTGGTCAATATTTTATAAATACATTACTAGTAACTGTTCCAGCAACCTTTGCATCTATTGTACTTGGTAGCTTAGCAGGCTATGTTTTTGCAAAATTGCCCTTTCATGGAAGTGAAATACTATTTCTGATTCTTGTTTCGGGAATGTTTTTTCCTCCTCAAGTAATATTAATTCCGCTATTCCGACTGTTTAACAGTATTGGTCTGATCGATACACTTTGGCCAATTTTTCTTGTTCATACTGCGTTGGGAATTCCAATTTGTAGTTTGTTAATGCGCAACTTTTTTTCAACAATTCCCATTGAAGTACGTGAAGCTGCCATACTAGATGGGGCGAATGAATGGCAAATTCTAACAAAAATTGTTATGCCATTAAGTTTGTCAGCGTTGGCTGTTTTAGCCACCCTACAATTTACTTGGATTTGGAATGATTTTCTTTGGCCTCTCATCTTCACCCAGTCTGACGAAAAAAGAACAATTATGATTGGAATTGTTAATTTACGTGGACAGTATACTGTTGCTTGGGGAGTTCAGGGCGCGCTCTCTTTAGTTGCTAGCTTGCCTACGATTATTATTTTTCTTTTTTTCCAGTGA
- a CDS encoding sugar ABC transporter permease, whose product MERDKRFWRIVLLTPPLLVFSVLIVWPLLSSFYYSFTNWNGFSSNYQFVGLGNFQKIWTDRLFFQATINTIIWMVSALLLPTLLGLVLALLLDSKVRGGKFFKTIFYLPICLSAIVVGQIWIWIYQPNWGLLNTFIEEITGDRFRYAWLAKPDSALFSVIIAWSWQQTGLSMVIYLAGLTAIPSEILESSVSEGATTWQRIWYIVIPLLVPSTVVVIALSVINSLKGFDILYIMTGGGPFNSSDTLAMHMYNESFKKYLIGYGSSISVVLFLIALIIIGIYFRQLRKFDQIYG is encoded by the coding sequence ATGGAACGCGATAAACGCTTCTGGCGAATCGTCCTCCTTACACCCCCACTTCTCGTATTTTCTGTCTTAATCGTCTGGCCTCTCCTTAGTTCATTTTACTATAGTTTTACAAACTGGAACGGCTTCAGTAGTAACTATCAGTTTGTAGGATTAGGTAATTTTCAAAAGATCTGGACAGATCGTCTGTTTTTTCAGGCAACAATAAATACCATCATTTGGATGGTTTCAGCACTACTACTACCAACTTTACTGGGTCTTGTACTAGCCCTTTTACTTGACTCAAAAGTTCGTGGTGGAAAATTCTTTAAAACGATCTTTTATCTACCCATCTGCCTTTCAGCTATTGTCGTGGGACAAATCTGGATCTGGATCTATCAACCAAACTGGGGACTACTCAACACATTTATTGAAGAGATCACTGGAGATCGTTTTCGTTACGCATGGCTTGCGAAGCCAGATAGTGCTCTTTTCTCGGTGATTATTGCTTGGTCTTGGCAACAGACAGGGTTATCAATGGTCATTTATCTTGCTGGACTCACTGCAATTCCGTCTGAAATACTTGAAAGTAGTGTGAGTGAAGGTGCTACGACATGGCAGCGAATATGGTATATAGTCATACCTCTACTTGTTCCATCAACTGTTGTTGTCATAGCACTCTCTGTTATTAATTCATTGAAGGGTTTTGATATTTTATACATCATGACTGGGGGAGGACCCTTTAATTCATCTGATACTTTGGCAATGCATATGTACAATGAGAGTTTTAAAAAATATCTTATTGGATATGGAAGTAGTATCTCAGTAGTTTTATTTTTGATTGCATTGATCATTATTGGAATTTATTTTAGGCAACTTCGGAAGTTTGATCAGATTTATGGTTAG
- a CDS encoding FAD-binding oxidoreductase, with product MSSSDIIIVGAGINGCASAYQLAREGHQVTVIERFSPAAMASGWTLAGVRQSGRHPAELPVAIEAVKMWPKLSEELGADTGYRQEGNLRLARDENEVETIQDLVKAQSKAGLDVIFLDGSAEIHEIAPAISPKVLAASFCRTDGHAEPHATVMAFRAAAERHGARFFLGQAASEILVDHDKFVGISTGKDRIVGSVCVVAAGIHSNDLLAPLGLSIPLSIPMVTVIQTEPLQPLLKPVFGVANANCAGRQQIDGRLRVTSSAMDWHGELVQGPPPAVAPTASSIARTIENVSGVLPALGEAKIAKIWAGLLDLTPDALPVIERTPEIDGIVIAAGFSGHGFGIGPMTSLLVRDLVLNETPRLPLNAFQRSRFQDQEVKQSSLTLHG from the coding sequence ATGTCATCATCAGATATTATCATTGTAGGAGCTGGTATAAATGGCTGTGCTAGCGCCTACCAACTTGCTCGAGAAGGCCATCAAGTCACCGTAATTGAGCGCTTCTCCCCAGCAGCGATGGCATCAGGTTGGACACTGGCTGGTGTTAGGCAGTCTGGTCGCCACCCAGCTGAGTTGCCTGTAGCAATTGAAGCAGTGAAAATGTGGCCTAAACTAAGTGAGGAACTTGGAGCAGATACTGGCTATCGGCAAGAAGGCAACCTACGACTGGCTCGGGATGAGAACGAAGTTGAAACGATCCAAGACCTGGTTAAAGCTCAGAGCAAGGCGGGCTTGGATGTGATCTTTCTAGATGGATCAGCAGAGATTCATGAAATTGCTCCAGCGATCTCTCCAAAGGTTCTGGCAGCCTCTTTTTGCAGGACTGACGGGCATGCTGAGCCACATGCTACGGTCATGGCTTTCCGGGCAGCAGCAGAGCGTCATGGTGCTAGATTTTTCTTGGGTCAAGCTGCAAGTGAAATCTTGGTTGACCACGACAAATTTGTTGGTATCAGTACTGGAAAAGACAGAATAGTTGGCAGTGTTTGTGTAGTAGCTGCTGGCATCCATTCTAACGACTTACTAGCTCCGCTTGGCCTTAGTATCCCTTTAAGCATTCCAATGGTCACTGTCATTCAAACTGAACCATTGCAACCACTTCTAAAACCTGTTTTTGGGGTAGCCAATGCAAACTGTGCTGGGCGCCAACAGATTGATGGGCGTCTTCGAGTTACAAGCAGTGCCATGGATTGGCATGGGGAGCTTGTGCAAGGTCCCCCACCAGCAGTAGCACCTACAGCTTCAAGTATTGCACGCACAATTGAGAATGTCTCTGGTGTTCTTCCAGCATTAGGTGAGGCGAAAATTGCTAAAATCTGGGCTGGTCTCCTAGACCTGACACCTGATGCATTGCCAGTCATTGAACGGACTCCAGAAATCGATGGTATTGTTATCGCGGCAGGTTTCTCTGGACATGGCTTTGGTATCGGACCGATGACATCTCTACTAGTGCGAGATCTTGTTCTTAATGAGACCCCACGTCTTCCTCTCAACGCTTTCCAACGATCTAGATTCCAAGATCAAGAAGTAAAGCAAAGCTCACTCACCTTACATGGTTAG
- a CDS encoding ABC transporter permease has translation MNSPEQTPTQVYWRTSLRAIWFGLLTAFNSNKTSWVGLVLFLLVCLAAILAPLLAPHDPLEQSILYRLKPPTGEYLMGTDYYGRDTLSRLIWGARISLTIGLLAIGAAMIIGSLIGLVAGYFGGRTDIIIMQTMDVLLAFPSLILGLIVVAMLGPSITNLVIAISFTAIPPFARIARAPTMAIKEREFIEAGRALGYSDLRLMLCHILPNILPEILVMGSLWLATAIRVEASLAFIGLGVSPPTPTWGGMIREGFENILDSFWLALFPSIAILIVVFSLNLLGDGLRDAIDPKLRDEQ, from the coding sequence ATGAACTCGCCAGAGCAAACCCCGACACAAGTTTATTGGCGTACTAGTCTTAGAGCCATCTGGTTTGGTCTCCTCACAGCTTTCAACTCAAATAAAACATCCTGGGTAGGCCTTGTATTGTTCCTTCTAGTCTGCTTAGCCGCAATTCTCGCACCTCTGCTCGCGCCGCATGATCCACTCGAACAAAGTATCTTGTATAGACTGAAGCCTCCAACTGGGGAGTACCTTATGGGTACCGATTATTATGGTCGTGATACTTTATCCCGGCTCATTTGGGGTGCCCGGATCTCGTTAACAATTGGTTTACTTGCTATTGGTGCAGCCATGATCATTGGTTCACTGATCGGCCTTGTTGCAGGATATTTTGGAGGGAGAACTGACATAATCATCATGCAGACAATGGATGTGCTACTGGCTTTCCCATCTCTAATCCTCGGATTGATTGTAGTTGCGATGCTGGGGCCAAGTATTACCAACCTTGTGATAGCCATTTCATTTACTGCGATTCCACCCTTTGCAAGGATTGCGAGGGCTCCCACAATGGCTATAAAAGAGAGGGAATTCATCGAAGCTGGTCGCGCCCTTGGCTATTCCGACCTAAGACTAATGCTCTGCCATATTCTACCGAACATTCTTCCAGAAATATTGGTGATGGGTTCGCTGTGGCTAGCCACAGCAATTAGAGTCGAGGCCTCACTTGCCTTTATCGGCCTAGGTGTTTCACCACCAACACCAACATGGGGTGGGATGATTAGGGAAGGATTTGAAAACATCCTGGATAGTTTCTGGCTCGCACTCTTTCCAAGCATTGCTATCCTTATCGTTGTTTTCTCGCTGAATCTGCTGGGTGACGGGCTTCGTGATGCCATTGACCCGAAACTTAGGGATGAGCAGTGA
- a CDS encoding extracellular solute-binding protein, which translates to MKYINRRTLLGTLFALPFICLTTPALAQSEVTISHYFTGELGLKAFGEQMEKFEAATSYKMKNSPVGHEDFKTDILVRASGSSLPDVFSYWAGARVQFIADSDSLRPIDQMWNEAGLDKIVAKTVADSATMYNGKRFLVPFNYHYSGMFYNTKVMADAGITKMPTDWNGFLALCKELQSKGITPIALGSKNRWPAQFWFDYLLLRSAGPDYRTQLMAGKASYDDPQVKLAMGMWKALVDAGYFVENANANTWTDASDQVARGDAAMTLMGTWITGYWNGLGLVPGADYDFFPFPSIMAGVPSASVGPVDGLVIGANTTNPRGAEEFLKFMVSDTGVQAAWSKAQGALSANVNVDASNYNSVMLKAFETVKNSDAFAFNYDLATPPPVAEVGLSMFARFMDDPSGVDEIMKQTAQDVAGAFKE; encoded by the coding sequence ATGAAATACATCAATCGCCGTACACTTCTGGGAACTTTATTCGCACTACCCTTCATTTGCTTGACCACACCAGCCCTAGCACAAAGTGAAGTAACAATTAGTCACTACTTTACTGGCGAGTTAGGGCTGAAGGCTTTCGGTGAGCAAATGGAAAAGTTCGAGGCCGCAACAAGCTATAAAATGAAAAACAGCCCTGTTGGTCACGAAGATTTCAAAACAGATATTCTGGTTCGAGCATCTGGAAGCAGCCTTCCTGATGTCTTCAGTTACTGGGCAGGTGCAAGAGTTCAGTTTATTGCGGATTCTGATAGCCTAAGGCCCATTGACCAAATGTGGAATGAAGCTGGATTGGATAAGATTGTTGCCAAAACGGTGGCAGACAGTGCAACTATGTACAATGGCAAAAGGTTTCTGGTACCATTTAACTACCATTACTCAGGAATGTTTTATAACACCAAGGTGATGGCAGATGCAGGAATTACCAAAATGCCTACCGACTGGAATGGATTTCTTGCTCTTTGTAAAGAGTTGCAGTCGAAAGGAATCACTCCGATTGCCTTAGGCTCAAAGAATCGGTGGCCAGCTCAGTTTTGGTTTGATTACCTGTTATTACGCAGTGCAGGCCCAGACTATCGAACTCAATTGATGGCTGGGAAAGCATCCTATGATGATCCCCAAGTTAAACTGGCTATGGGGATGTGGAAGGCGTTGGTTGATGCAGGGTATTTCGTGGAAAATGCGAACGCAAACACATGGACTGATGCCTCAGACCAGGTTGCAAGAGGTGATGCGGCGATGACTTTGATGGGGACATGGATTACGGGTTACTGGAATGGCCTTGGCCTAGTCCCAGGAGCAGATTATGACTTCTTCCCATTCCCAAGCATCATGGCTGGGGTTCCTTCAGCATCGGTGGGTCCTGTAGATGGTTTAGTAATTGGAGCAAATACTACTAACCCGAGGGGAGCAGAGGAATTTCTGAAGTTTATGGTTTCTGATACTGGGGTGCAAGCCGCCTGGAGCAAAGCTCAAGGTGCCCTGTCAGCGAATGTCAATGTTGATGCATCAAATTACAATTCTGTAATGTTGAAAGCTTTTGAGACTGTTAAAAACTCAGATGCTTTTGCATTCAACTATGATTTAGCAACTCCACCTCCAGTAGCTGAAGTTGGCTTGTCGATGTTTGCCCGATTTATGGATGATCCTTCAGGTGTTGATGAAATCATGAAGCAAACAGCACAAGATGTTGCCGGTGCATTCAAAGAATGA